One window of Caldisericia bacterium genomic DNA carries:
- a CDS encoding universal stress protein — MNKLFNKILVSIEPSKEWKIFLNYITSLFPDSTFYILSVIDTTRFLGRGMKLYEDYISQLIDKSLEEYKDILNKKGVKYEIFIRKGMVVNNVFDIVINENIDLIVIGSHSAPGVKRLKLGGIAKIILVNSHKPVLIMNSLVEPPKNPKILNPTTGSPFSYEASIFALNFAKKFNGILTILYLIKNESEAYKYLNKIKSEGEKLNVPINFKIAEDDSLKSILDNLKEHDLIIGSRGYKGFKYKLRFLIKEFSLDYIVRSTITLAEKPILLICD; from the coding sequence ATGAACAAATTATTTAATAAAATTTTAGTTTCAATTGAACCTTCAAAAGAATGGAAAATTTTTTTAAATTACATTACTTCACTTTTTCCTGATTCAACTTTTTATATTTTATCAGTAATAGATACAACAAGATTTCTTGGCAGAGGAATGAAATTGTATGAGGATTACATATCTCAATTAATTGATAAATCTTTAGAGGAATATAAAGATATTTTGAACAAAAAAGGGGTAAAATATGAAATCTTTATAAGAAAAGGAATGGTTGTTAATAATGTTTTTGATATAGTAATTAATGAAAATATAGATTTAATAGTTATAGGAAGTCACTCCGCCCCAGGAGTTAAAAGGTTAAAACTTGGGGGTATTGCAAAAATTATCTTAGTAAATTCGCATAAACCAGTTTTAATAATGAATTCACTTGTTGAACCACCAAAAAATCCAAAGATACTAAATCCGACAACAGGAAGTCCTTTTTCTTATGAGGCTTCAATTTTTGCTTTAAATTTTGCAAAAAAATTTAATGGTATTTTAACTATTTTATATTTAATTAAAAATGAGAGCGAGGCTTATAAATATTTAAATAAAATTAAAAGTGAAGGAGAAAAATTGAATGTTCCTATTAACTTTAAAATAGCAGAAGATGACTCTCTTAAATCAATTTTAGATAACTTAAAAGAACATGATTTAATTATAGGAAGTAGAGGATATAAAGGATTTAAATATAAATTGAGATTTTTAATAAAGGAGTTTTCTCTTGATTATATTGTAAGAAGCACAATTACATTAGCAGAAAAACCTATACTACTCATCTGTGATTAG